A portion of the Acidisarcina polymorpha genome contains these proteins:
- a CDS encoding ketopantoate reductase family protein codes for MRILMVGAGATGGFFGGKLAEAGRDVTFLLRERRAEQIRERGLEITTPNGDLTIQPKVATAEQLRESRERFDLIVLTTKAYQLQAAMEDLAPAVGQATMLLPILNGMRQFSMLDERFGAEHVLGGCARIYAEMDELGRIHQSAGPSQINYGEHSGERSERILSVDRALRDAGFQTVLEPDILATLWQKWWFLASLSATCVLGRGVVGDIAAVVPYGPSLARAVIEECAAITQANGYPIAESALLHHIDTMTQPGSTLSSSMYRDLIKGAPVEADHILGDLVDRAKGVSAPLVAAAYVQLKVYEAAQAN; via the coding sequence ATGCGTATCCTTATGGTCGGCGCCGGTGCGACGGGTGGATTTTTTGGCGGCAAACTTGCCGAGGCTGGACGCGATGTAACATTTCTGCTCCGCGAGCGGCGAGCGGAGCAAATTCGCGAGCGCGGACTCGAGATCACTACGCCAAACGGCGATCTGACAATACAGCCTAAGGTCGCTACCGCGGAACAACTTCGTGAAAGCAGAGAACGCTTCGACTTGATCGTGCTCACCACCAAGGCCTATCAACTTCAAGCCGCAATGGAAGACTTGGCCCCGGCAGTTGGGCAGGCGACAATGCTTCTGCCAATCCTGAACGGAATGCGGCAGTTCTCTATGCTTGATGAAAGGTTCGGTGCAGAGCACGTATTGGGTGGGTGCGCACGAATCTACGCGGAGATGGACGAACTAGGTCGAATTCATCAATCCGCAGGACCTAGCCAGATCAACTATGGCGAGCACTCTGGAGAGCGCTCCGAACGGATTCTGTCCGTTGATCGAGCGCTCAGGGACGCGGGCTTCCAAACTGTTCTGGAACCCGACATTCTTGCCACGCTGTGGCAGAAGTGGTGGTTCCTGGCAAGCCTCAGCGCTACCTGCGTGTTGGGGCGCGGAGTCGTGGGCGACATTGCCGCCGTTGTGCCTTATGGCCCGTCACTGGCTCGTGCCGTGATCGAGGAATGCGCAGCGATCACCCAAGCCAATGGCTATCCGATCGCGGAGTCTGCCCTCCTCCACCACATCGACACCATGACCCAACCTGGGTCTACGCTTTCCTCTTCAATGTACCGAGATTTGATAAAGGGAGCCCCCGTTGAGGCCGACCACATCCTTGGGGATCTGGTCGACCGAGCCAAAGGCGTATCCGCGCCGCTCGTCGCGGCGGCCTATGTGCAACTGAAGGTGTATGAAGCCGCTCAAGCAAACTAA
- a CDS encoding LysR substrate-binding domain-containing protein — protein MNLTNVDLDSLRALVIAQDLGGYGRAAEQLGRTPSAISLQMKRLQAEVGVSLFRRQGKRTLLTEQGEIAVRYARRVLELNDEMLDTLRGASLSGVVRVGFGHDFVDTLLPLALARFNALYPLVKLEVTIDRNSLLEGEIGAGRLDVALTLGNHREGSGTKIGKLPLCWIINSKFPLKPKDPLPLVLFEHPCIFRTYALDALDRAGLSWRIAMTSPSVAGLWAAVKGGLGMTVRAKIGAPEEFDFAPPAMPSLGMTDVILHRRKSARAAYVRRFAEIVGELAVSHYKLNGTTGNL, from the coding sequence ATGAATCTTACGAACGTAGATCTCGACAGTCTTCGAGCGCTTGTGATCGCGCAAGATCTTGGCGGATACGGACGCGCAGCGGAGCAGTTGGGAAGAACTCCCTCAGCGATCAGTCTCCAGATGAAGCGCTTGCAGGCAGAAGTGGGCGTGTCGTTGTTTCGCCGCCAGGGGAAACGGACCCTCCTGACGGAGCAGGGCGAGATTGCAGTTCGCTACGCTCGTCGAGTATTGGAACTGAACGACGAGATGCTCGACACGTTGCGCGGCGCTTCTCTATCAGGCGTCGTGCGAGTTGGCTTCGGGCACGATTTCGTTGATACACTGCTTCCCTTGGCATTGGCCCGCTTCAATGCTCTTTATCCACTCGTCAAGCTGGAAGTGACGATCGACCGAAACTCGTTACTGGAAGGCGAAATCGGCGCGGGAAGACTTGATGTAGCGCTTACCCTCGGCAATCATCGTGAGGGATCAGGCACGAAGATCGGGAAGTTGCCGCTTTGTTGGATCATCAATTCTAAGTTCCCCCTCAAACCCAAAGACCCTCTACCTTTGGTTCTCTTTGAGCACCCCTGCATCTTCCGAACTTACGCACTCGATGCGTTAGACCGTGCAGGATTATCCTGGCGCATAGCGATGACAAGCCCGAGCGTCGCAGGACTCTGGGCCGCCGTCAAGGGCGGGCTAGGAATGACCGTCCGTGCCAAGATCGGTGCTCCGGAAGAATTCGATTTCGCTCCTCCGGCGATGCCATCGCTGGGAATGACTGATGTCATCCTTCATCGCCGGAAATCCGCAAGAGCGGCTTATGTCCGTCGTTTTGCTGAAATCGTTGGTGAATTGGCAGTTTCGCATTACAAATTGAACGGTACGACGGGCAATCTCTGA